The sequence below is a genomic window from Salicibibacter cibarius.
TAGCGGTGATGGAAACTGCGAGGGAATTGGATTATGTGTGGGGCGAACTTCAAAGTGCTGGTTGCATCGGGGTTAGTCGAAACTTCTTAACCGGACAAATGGAAATTCAGATGCGTGAAGATGCGTTTTTTCAACTGTTTTCAAAGTATGAAATAGAACCATGGGAACATGAGGGAAGTGAAAATGAGTATCATGTAAAAGCTTTGAACGGTGATCTCATTTTCTTCACGCTCCTAACCGAATCCGAATACCAGTATTACGTACAAAACGCCGACCAAGCGGCAACTTGATCGGCAGAAAAACAATATTTAGTTGTGGACATTGTAACACAGGTGGTGAGGGATTGGAATATAAAATTATACAGAGCGGTAGCAAAGGTAATTGCGTGATTATAGATGATGTAATGGTGGATTGTGGTGTGGGAATGAAGGCGATCAAAGAACACCTTTACGACGTTAAATATTTGCTGTTGACCCACACGCATAGTGACCATATGAAAAGACCCACGTTAGCGGGTATTAGAACGTTCTTTCCGAAAATACAAATTCTAGGAAACTATGAAGTACACCAATACTTTCCTGTAGATACCATTGTCAACGCTGGGTTTGATGTTGTGACAGACGACTACACGTTTCTTCCGTTTGAGTGTGAGCATCCGGTTTTGACGTATGGGTTTACATGGACAAGCAAGGATAACGAAAAGCTTATTTACGCTACCGACACTGCCAGTATGAGCGACGCTCCAAAAGGTCCCTATGATTGGGTGTTTCTAGAGTCCAACTACGATCCCAAAAAGATTGAGCAGGTCAAAAACAACTGGTCAGGTCGATATAACCCGTATTTGTCGGCAACAATGACACATTTGAGTACGAAACAGTGTAAGGAATTTTACTTTATGAACCGAAGGGACAAGGATTCAAAACTGATAGAGCTTCACAAGTCCAGTCGGTTTTATTAGGAGGGGATCACATGGAAGAACAACAACTAACCATTGATGTAAGTAGCATTCAAGTTCAACCCGGAAATGTAACCTTCGATGGTTATGAAAATCTGAAAGACGAAGCGCTATATCTAGCTAAACAGATTGAGGTTTTGAAGGTCGACGAGGAAAATATCAAAACATCTAAAAAGATGCTGGCAACGATAAACAGCCGTGTGAAAGAACTTGAAGATAAGCGCATCTCCATCAAAAAACAGATGCTTGAGCCTTATAACGAGTTTGAAAAACAGGTTAAAGAGATTGTCAAGATTGTCAAAGAAGCGGATGAAACGGTCAGGGGTCAGGTTAGACAGCTTGAGGAAGAAGAAAGGCAAAGTAAACGTGAGCAGATTGAAATCCTTTGGGATAAGCGTATTGGACAATACCAATTTAAAGACTTCTTCCGGTTTGAGGATTTTCTACAAGCAAAACACCTCAATAAGTCAACATCCTTAAACACAGTCGAGAAGGAACTTGTCGATTGGTTAGAACAGCGGGATCAAGAAATTAAACACCTTCAGACACTGGACAATAAGGACGAAATCCTTGCTGAGTACAAGCAATCTATGAATCTAGTTGATTCGATCAATACGGTCCAGAACCGTCACAAGGAAAAGGAACAGGTTAGTCAGCAGATGGACAAGGGGAGTAAGAGTAAGTCTTACATGATTGTATTCAGTAATGAGGCAGAATATGAGTTTGCAAAAATGCTCCTTAACGAGAAGGAAT
It includes:
- a CDS encoding MBL fold metallo-hydrolase gives rise to the protein MEYKIIQSGSKGNCVIIDDVMVDCGVGMKAIKEHLYDVKYLLLTHTHSDHMKRPTLAGIRTFFPKIQILGNYEVHQYFPVDTIVNAGFDVVTDDYTFLPFECEHPVLTYGFTWTSKDNEKLIYATDTASMSDAPKGPYDWVFLESNYDPKKIEQVKNNWSGRYNPYLSATMTHLSTKQCKEFYFMNRRDKDSKLIELHKSSRFY
- a CDS encoding DUF1351 domain-containing protein: MEEQQLTIDVSSIQVQPGNVTFDGYENLKDEALYLAKQIEVLKVDEENIKTSKKMLATINSRVKELEDKRISIKKQMLEPYNEFEKQVKEIVKIVKEADETVRGQVRQLEEEERQSKREQIEILWDKRIGQYQFKDFFRFEDFLQAKHLNKSTSLNTVEKELVDWLEQRDQEIKHLQTLDNKDEILAEYKQSMNLVDSINTVQNRHKEKEQVSQQMDKGSKSKSYMIVFSNEAEYEFAKMLLNEKELNFETKVDE